TAGGCCACTTTGTGTCGAGTTTTTGATTGTTGGATTTATATGGCTTATATGCTCGTATGGTTTGGTTGAGCTCGACTGATATATATGAGTGTTTATGTAGCTGGTGATTGTGTGATGATGAGACCATCTGACTCGGACAAGCCACCATATGTGGCAAGAGTCGAGAAGATTGAGTCTGACCACAGGAATAACATGAAAGTGCGGGTGAGGTGGTACTACCGCCCTGAGGAATCAATTGGAGGCCGTAGGCAGTTCCACGGTGCCAAGGAGTTATTCTTGTCGGACCACTATGACGTACAGAGTGCTCATACCATTGAAGGAAAGTGCATTGTGCATACCTTTAAGAACTACACCAAGCTAGAGAATGTGGGGACGGAGGATTACTTTTGCAGGTTCGAGTATAAGGCTGCTACCGGAAGCTTCACTCCCGACCGTGTTGCTGTGTGAGTCTCGGTTATTAAAGCTTTGATGATTAGTTGATGCATCTTAGTAATGCTAacttttcctcttcttttctttttaattcttacatatttatttgGTGGTTTTGTTTCAAGATATTGCAAGTGTGAGATGCCTTATAACCCAGATGATCTCATGGTGCAATGTGAAGGATGTAAAGATTGGTATGTCATATATCCTTCAGCCATGTTTTTTACAATATGAAATTAGGcatttatttaagaaaatttggaattttcaaCTCTCCCCCCCCCCCACCCAGTGGCGAATCCAGGACCGGTAAGTGAGGGGGCGGAATGAAAAAATCTACTTATATCGCTAACACAaccttcaaattttttaagcATCTTTTTTACCGTTATATACACTCTAATAGTAGTGTTTGACAACTCTTTCAGCAACAATCATAAATGAGTGGGCTTCACCGTTTATGGTATCATGTAGTTCGATCATTACTTGAAcgattagttatattttttgaattttagtaaATCAATAGATTTGGtctatttaagaaattttgatgagttaatttatgaaaaatataagcatgatttataagtatataattgtATGTGTATtataatgcaataattttagTTCCAAgtgttaattttttgaatttatgttagataaagttaaaatatatatggagtataattaaaaGTTTCAATTGTGTCTGCCATATCAACATAcaagagaaaattaaaaaggacaactttgtttttctctctcaccCTAGAAACCTACATGGCTACGACACCTAAGGTAAAAAGAGtaaattttagaataattaaaaaagaattaatacCGAAAGTCAAAAGGAGTTACTCATTCCTTCGTCTTCCTAATTAGCGACACCCACACacaaaagaaagataaaaactTCATCACTACCACCTACACCACTCAATCTCTGAACAGCCTCTTGAAAACCTCAAATAATTGAGGAAACTATCTCAATGTAACAGATTTCTGGCAGCTcctttattttccatttcttcttctttgtgACTGCGCCAGCGGCCAAGGGAGGGGGCGACCGCCCCCTCATGcccctggatccgccactgctcCCTTTGTTGCAAATCCATACCTTCCATATGATGCAGTCAATTTGAGGTTCATCATGTTTACCAATTTGACAAATCGATCTAGCTGGTTTTGAgccaattttacatttataaagagataataaaaaataataggatgattgccataaaaaaaattatccgGATGTCCTCCTTAGCCCAGGCCCTTGGAACCTGTAAATTGATGTGTTTCTCTGGTATATTGGTATGCCTCTTACCATTCATAAAACATATATTTGAGTTTACAGCAATGAGCAATATGCCTTTACTTATGCAATGCAGTTTGGTATTCTCTACTGTTAGAGCCAAATAAATGTCTTGTGCTAAATTCGGGTTGGTTTGGATTAACTTATGGTATTAGAGAATAGAGACTAGACAGCCAAAATCCCTCAAATTGACAAGTACTTTCTAATGCTCATGACACACATATTTAATGTTTGACATTTCCTCTTCTAGGGGCAAGCTTAGAAACACACGTATTTAATGTTTGACATTTCCTCTTTTTGGGGCAAGCTTAGAAACACATGTATTTCATGTTTGACATTTCCTCTTTTTGGGGCCAGCTTTCTAACATTAATTGTATTTCACTGATCGAATGTGGACGTTATTTCCTTACACCCTTTTAGAGGATGTGTTTCTGATGCATCTTTCTTATTGAAGGTTTCATCCTTCTTGTATGGGCATGACCATTGAAGAGGCAAAGAAGCTTGATCAGTTCTTGTGCTCTGATTGTTCATCTGATGACGATACCAAAAGGTCTTTGAACTCATTTCCCGTATCACCGGCTGCTGAGACAAAGGTGAGAACGTTTCTTCTCTTTGAGCTCATCTTTGTTCATACTTGTAGCAGTAGATGCCCCTGCCCTGAAATATGGACCTTGGCTGTAACAAACATGACGTCTCTTGAGAAAATATTTACAGG
The genomic region above belongs to Salvia hispanica cultivar TCC Black 2014 chromosome 3, UniMelb_Shisp_WGS_1.0, whole genome shotgun sequence and contains:
- the LOC125208939 gene encoding chromatin remodeling protein EBS-like; protein product: MAKTKPGKKDVDSYTIKGTNKVVRPGDCVMMRPSDSDKPPYVARVEKIESDHRNNMKVRVRWYYRPEESIGGRRQFHGAKELFLSDHYDVQSAHTIEGKCIVHTFKNYTKLENVGTEDYFCRFEYKAATGSFTPDRVAVYCKCEMPYNPDDLMVQCEGCKDWFHPSCMGMTIEEAKKLDQFLCSDCSSDDDTKRSLNSFPVSPAAETKVEAKRRKR